From the genome of Latilactobacillus curvatus JCM 1096 = DSM 20019:
GTTTCTTTTGAATTGAAAAAAGTATGCTTTCCATAAAATCAGCGTCCTTTAAAGGTTATTTTTCCATTGTAGCATCTTTGGGAATGCCAAAGAAATAAGTTGCGACAAAGCCACCGGCATAAGCTGCGAGCAAGCCTAAGATATAAGCGAATTGATGGCCGTTTGTAATTAAAGGAATTAAGGCTAAGCCACTAGGTCCGATGGCAATCGCACCAACGCCGCCCATTGCACCAATGACGGCACCGCCAATCCCACCACCGATACAGGCAGTGATGAATGGTTTCCCTAATGGTAAAGTAACACCGTAAATTAACGGTTCGCCAATGCCGAGGAAGCCAACAGGAAGCGCCCCTTTAATCATATTTGTGAGTTCTTTATTCTTACGACAACGAATCCAAAGGGCAAGTGCGGCCCCAACTTGGCCAGCACCAGCCATTGCTAAGATGGGTAAAAGTAAAGTTGAACCTGTTTTGTTGATCATTTCGATATGGATTGGTGTGAGGACTTGATGGAGCCCGAACATTACCATTGGTAAGAAGAGTACACCGAGCGCGAAACCAGAGAAGGCACCCCCGACATTCAGAATCCAATTAATTGAGCCGACAAGTGAATTTGAAATCACACCGGCTACCGGCATAACGATGAAAATTGTGAAGACCCCAATTAATAATAATGAAATTGTAGGGGTGACAATAATATCAATTGAATCTGGAATAAATTGATGCAATTTCTTTTCAACCAATGAGAGAATCCAAACTGCGAAGATGACACCGATAATCCCACCTTGGCCTGCAGATAAAGGATCGCCATTGAAGATATTGTGTAATGGCAACTTAGGATCAACACCACTTAGAAGTGTAACAGCACCAATGACACCACCTAAACCAGGAGTTGCACCAAATTCTGTGGCACTGTTAATCCCAACATAGATTGCGAGATAAGCGAAGACGCCGTTTTTGATGACGTTTAAGATGGTAATGAATTCAGACCAGTTTGAACCAAGGGATCCAGCGACCATCATGTTTGATAGAACGGCGGCAATTCCCCCGATTAAACCAGCGCCGACGAAAACCGGAATTAAAGGAACGAAAATATTTGAAATCGACTTTAAGACCCGCTTGGTTGGCGTACTCTTTTGTTTTGCTTTTTGTTTTGCCTTAACTTCAGCGGCTTTTGCTTCGACTTTTTCGCGGTCGGTCATTGTTGCGGCTGTGGCAGTTGTGGTGAGATTTTCTGGGAAGGGTTCACCAAGTTTAACACCGACTTGGTCGACCATGATTTGGGCGACTTTATTGACAATCCCAGGACCAACGACGACTTGAAGCGTGTCTTCTTCGACAACCCCTAAAACGCCATCGATTGCTTTTAACGCAGTCATATCAACTTGATCATCGTCACGAATTGTCATCCGCACACGTGTCATACAGTGAATTAATTTAGCGACGTTTGCGGGTCCGCCAACAGCGGCGTAAATTTCTCTGGCTAAGCGTACTTCTTTTTTTTCAGTCATAATAGTGCCTCCTTAAGGTTTGTTATTGAATAGTTTGACGTACAAAACCGTGTGCTTGTGTTAAACGTTCTTTGGCTTCATTAGCCGATAAATCCGTTAAAATCATAACAATTGCGAGTTTAACGTCTTCGTTGGCGGCGCTAAATTGGGTTGCCGCAACATCGTAAGTACAATCAGTTGCAGCCATGATGATTCGTTTGGCACGTTCAACTAATTTTTCGTTGGTTGGTTTCACGTCGACCATTAAGTTTTTGTAGACTTTACCAATTCCAATCATCGAAGCAGTTGATAACATATTAAGCACCAATTTTTGAGCAGTACCTGATTTGAGCCGGGTCGAACCGGTTAAAATTTCAGGACCAACTTCGACTTCTATATTAATTGTGGCATGTTGGCTGATGAGGGCATCGAAGTTGCAAGCTAAGCTGACAGTACTGGCACCAATTTGGTTGGCATAATCAAGACCGCCGATGACATATGGGGTCCGGCCGCTAGCCGCAATACCAACTACTGTATCGTTAGCGGTTAAGTGGATTGCTTCCAAGTCTTCGCGACCTAATGTCGGTGAATCTTCTGCCCCTTCAACGGCAACGGTCATTGCTTGCATACCACCGGCGATTAAACCTTGGACCAGTTCCGGTTCTGTTCCAAAAGTAGGGACACATTCGGCGGCATCGAGAACACCAAGACGACCGCTTGTTCCAGCGCCCATATAAATTAAGCGTCCCTCATTTTGGAAACTTTGAATGATAACTTGAACAGCAGCTTCAATATTGGGGAGTGCTTGTTTAACACTTTCTGGCACATTGTGATCTTCTTCGTTCATTAGTGTGAGTACTTTTTCAATTGAAAGTTCGTCCAATTGCATTGTCTTTTGATTACGGTTTTCGGTTGTTAAATGACTTAAATCCATATTAATCAATCTCCTTTAGTTGGATGGCTTGTCCAGCCTGAATGAATGGCAGTAATGCGTGATCTTTTTGGATGACTTTTCCAAGAACGTTAACACGAGAATCTGCGGGTAGGTCATGTTTGGTAATCTGTAACTCGCCCATATAACGTCCATAGTCTTGGTTATCGAGGGTGATGCTGCCACGTAATCGTACTGATGTCTGTTCAGGTTGGATTGTGGTCTGACAAAGTGGCCGGCCTTCTTCTAATCTGATGACATCACGGGCGACATCGCGCCGATTATGGAAATGTTGGTTAAAAAGATAAGGGGGGCAGGGGGCTGACTTAAGCATGTACAAGGTTATGACGTGTTGATGGTAGAATGCATCAAATTGCGCTAGAGTGGTTTTTGCTAAAGTTGGATCACCGATGAAGACCTTATCTGTTTCACAGTTGAATAAATCGAGCGCACTAGCAAGCGGATGCTGATAACGATGGGCTTCCAAAGTGGGTAATCCTTCTTCAAGTGGTCCGCGTAAAATGCCATCACCAGGAACAAAAGCTTGAATGGTTAAACCTTGCGTTTTAAGCCACTGATTTTTTTCAGTAAACCAGGTTCGTTCTAAACCGGTTTCATTTCTAGGGTAATAATTATGCCAAGCTTCTATGTTAGCGAAGTTGGCACCAGCTGCGCGTAAAACGGCTAAATCTTGTTCGGCAATTGTGCTTGCGTTGAGGGCAATCTTCAAATATGGTGATAACTTAGCAATGGTTGAATTATCGATGCCGAAATCAATTCGCAAACCAGTAATCCCAAAGGACAGTATTGCGGCGGGATCGTTAAGTGAGAGACCAACTGCTGGTAATGAACTTGTTTCAATATCAATCATCAATTGTAAGTGTTCTTCGCGACACGCAGTGCTGAGTGCTTTGATTCTAGCAGTGTATTGTGAAATGTCATCTTCAGGAATATGCATCGACGTGAAGACTTCTGTGAAGCCAGCGGCGTGCATTTTTTGAAGGTTCATGCGGCTTGCTGAGGTGAACGGTTGATTAAGATAGATAGAAAAACCAAACATAAAGCAACTCCTTTCTTTTTAAAGCGTTTTCTATAGATGCAGTATAGCGCTAATGAAATTAAATTTCAATAAAAAATAAAAAAATAAATATTTAGTGAAATTAAATTCATAACTGTAACCAGTGATGAATGTAACGGTTTCCAAATAACCGTTTACATTTTACTAAAAGTTTAGTAAAATAAGATTGCGATCTAAAAGAATGCGTTTACAGGATAGTTCTTGTACAGATTGATTTATTTGTATGGTGTAAATAGTAAACGTTTACTAACTAAAAGAGAAAGAAGCGACTAGGATGAACGACAACAAAATTATTATCGATCCAGACCAATTTGCTGCAGCAATTATCGCTGGGAATCCCAAGCAAACGAATGAAGACAATAAGGTTTATATCAAGCGTCAATTGACGTTATATCTAGAATCAGTTTTACTCGCCAACGATTTTAATTCATTGGAAGAAAACCAATTCGGCTCAGCCAAAGAAAAGCAACGCCAAGCGATTTTGGAAAAAATTATCGAACATCGCTATCACTAGAGTGCGTCATCAAGCGGGATAACCCGAGGGTTGTGCTTGATGAAAGCATGTTTACAATGAAGAAACTATCGAAAGGAATCTAAAGAAATGAAAAAACTAAAAGATGTTAAACAGTATAGTTCTTACGCTTTTGGGGCCTTTGGGCATGACGCCTTTTATGCAACACTTAGCACTTATTTTATGATGTTCGTCACGAGTCAATTATTCGATACCAAAAATGCAGGCTTTAATTCAAAAATGATTGCGTATGTCACTTATACAATGATGGTCATTCGGATTGTTGAAATTGCCTTCGATCCGCTGATTGGTGGAGTGGTTGATAATACACGGACGCGTTGGGGGAAATTTAAACCGTGGTTACTGGCGGGGTCAATTATTAGTTCTGTTGGCTTGGCCATGATTTTTACCAACTTTGGGGGGCTTGCGACAAGTAGCCCTTATCTTTACTTAGTTCTTTTTGCAATCGTTTTCGTGATTTTAGATATCTTCTACTCGTTTAAAGATATCTCGTTCTGGTCAATGTTGCCAGCGTTGAGTGTTGATTCTGAAAAACGGACAAAATTCGGGGCGATTGCGCGTTTCGGATCCACTTTAGGTGCACAAGGGGTCATTATCGTGATCGTGCCAATGGTGGTTTTCTTCTCACAAATGTTTTCTGGGAGTCATGGGAGTGAACAAACCAGTGCCGGGTGGTTCGGTTTTGCCGTTGTCATTGGCCTTGTTTCATTCTTAGGCGCTTTAGCGACCATCTTAGGAACCAAAGAAGAAAAGAGTGCTATTCGGGAAAATACTGAAAAGGTTCGGTTACGTGACGTTTTCAGTGTGATTGGTAAAAATGACCAATTAATGTGGTTATCTCTTTCATATTTCTTATTTGCCTTTAGTTATGTGATTACGAACTCACTGCTTTTATATTATTTTAGATATGTCATGGGCCGCGCCGCAGCGTTCTCAACGGTTGGTGTGATTACTGCCATCTTAGGGATTGTGTCAGTTGCGTTGTTCCCAACATTGGTTGCTTTAATTCATCGCCGGGCAATCTATATTGGCGGAATCGCAATGATGATGCTTGGTTATATCCTCTTCTTGTTTGCTGGAAGTAACTTGGTCGTAGTCTTAATTGCGGTCGGCTTATTCTTCTTCCCATATCCACTGGTCTTTTTGGCTGCTTTGATGACGATTACCGATAGTGTTGAATACGGACAATTGAAAAGTGGTACACGGAATGAATCTGTAACATTGGCAGTGCGACCTTTATTGGATAAACTAGCCGGGGCTTTTGCAAACGGCGTCGTTGTGACGGCTGCGATTCATGCTGGCATGACTGGGAATGCGAAACCAAGCGATATCACTAACGCGGGGTTGTTGCAATTCAAAATGTACATGTTCTTCATTCCAATGGCGTTATTGGTTATTTCAGCGTTAATCTTCATGGCTAAGATTAAATTAACGGAAGCAAAACATGCTGAAATCGTTAGTGAGTTGGAACGGAAATTAGATTAATAACAAACAAAGCGTAGTTAGTCTATGCTTGAACCAGAGGCTGCATCAAAAGTAATTTTGATGCAGCCTTTTTATGACTGATTAGTTTATGGGCTTAACTTGATGCTGAGAATGCCGATGACTTCTTGGTTAACAGTGCCCAATTATTTGAACCAGTCGTCGGTCAGTCGGTAGATTGGGTGCTATTCAGAACTAAAATCGAAAGAGCCGGCGGAACGGATTCTGCTTTTGGTTTGACTGAAGATGGTGACTATCAATACAAGACGGCAAAAGGGCTTTTTTAGACTACTATTATCAAAATGTCTTCTTTCAATCATGTAATAAATTGTATCGAAGAGCGATTATTGAAGCTGAAGCATTGCGGTTCGATGAATCGCTGCGTATCGGTGAGGATTTAATTTTCAACTTGCAGTATTTACAACATTGCCGAGTTGTTAGGCATCGGGCAGCGTTTTTATATGTTTACGAGATAGGGCATGCTGAGGCGGCTACGAGTACCCTAAAGCCGCAGTGGTTCTCAGTTAACTTAACAGCTCTGCACATCATTGAGACGCAATTAGTGGCTGGAATTGCAGAAGTGGATCGCGCAGCTTACACACGATTTTTAAAGCAGTATGTGCGGACCTTTTTTAGAATGTTAATTGTTTTTGATCAGCGCACACTGACTGTTCCTGAGCGACAATTCATTCAGACGCAATTGATCAATTTAGAACGTGGTTTACCAACCGGCACATCCCGGTGGCTACGATGGCTTAATCGGTCGCACTTAGCGCCGGTCATGCTAGTTGGCTTACGTCGGTTAAAGCAAAGGTTAAAATAAAATGCTGTCCGCCAGAATCGAACGATTCAAAAGGGGGACAGCATTTATTGGTTCATATCTAAAAAAGGATGCGGTGGGCGTTTAAACAAAGGGGAATTGACTGTGAAAAAGATCAGTATCGTGATTGTAATCAGTAGTATTGTTGTG
Proteins encoded in this window:
- a CDS encoding PTS transporter subunit EIIC, with translation MTEKKEVRLAREIYAAVGGPANVAKLIHCMTRVRMTIRDDDQVDMTALKAIDGVLGVVEEDTLQVVVGPGIVNKVAQIMVDQVGVKLGEPFPENLTTTATAATMTDREKVEAKAAEVKAKQKAKQKSTPTKRVLKSISNIFVPLIPVFVGAGLIGGIAAVLSNMMVAGSLGSNWSEFITILNVIKNGVFAYLAIYVGINSATEFGATPGLGGVIGAVTLLSGVDPKLPLHNIFNGDPLSAGQGGIIGVIFAVWILSLVEKKLHQFIPDSIDIIVTPTISLLLIGVFTIFIVMPVAGVISNSLVGSINWILNVGGAFSGFALGVLFLPMVMFGLHQVLTPIHIEMINKTGSTLLLPILAMAGAGQVGAALALWIRCRKNKELTNMIKGALPVGFLGIGEPLIYGVTLPLGKPFITACIGGGIGGAVIGAMGGVGAIAIGPSGLALIPLITNGHQFAYILGLLAAYAGGFVATYFFGIPKDATMEK
- the murQ gene encoding N-acetylmuramic acid 6-phosphate etherase; protein product: MDLSHLTTENRNQKTMQLDELSIEKVLTLMNEEDHNVPESVKQALPNIEAAVQVIIQSFQNEGRLIYMGAGTSGRLGVLDAAECVPTFGTEPELVQGLIAGGMQAMTVAVEGAEDSPTLGREDLEAIHLTANDTVVGIAASGRTPYVIGGLDYANQIGASTVSLACNFDALISQHATINIEVEVGPEILTGSTRLKSGTAQKLVLNMLSTASMIGIGKVYKNLMVDVKPTNEKLVERAKRIIMAATDCTYDVAATQFSAANEDVKLAIVMILTDLSANEAKERLTQAHGFVRQTIQ
- a CDS encoding DUF871 domain-containing protein; its protein translation is MFGFSIYLNQPFTSASRMNLQKMHAAGFTEVFTSMHIPEDDISQYTARIKALSTACREEHLQLMIDIETSSLPAVGLSLNDPAAILSFGITGLRIDFGIDNSTIAKLSPYLKIALNASTIAEQDLAVLRAAGANFANIEAWHNYYPRNETGLERTWFTEKNQWLKTQGLTIQAFVPGDGILRGPLEEGLPTLEAHRYQHPLASALDLFNCETDKVFIGDPTLAKTTLAQFDAFYHQHVITLYMLKSAPCPPYLFNQHFHNRRDVARDVIRLEEGRPLCQTTIQPEQTSVRLRGSITLDNQDYGRYMGELQITKHDLPADSRVNVLGKVIQKDHALLPFIQAGQAIQLKEID
- a CDS encoding glycoside-pentoside-hexuronide (GPH):cation symporter, which translates into the protein MKKLKDVKQYSSYAFGAFGHDAFYATLSTYFMMFVTSQLFDTKNAGFNSKMIAYVTYTMMVIRIVEIAFDPLIGGVVDNTRTRWGKFKPWLLAGSIISSVGLAMIFTNFGGLATSSPYLYLVLFAIVFVILDIFYSFKDISFWSMLPALSVDSEKRTKFGAIARFGSTLGAQGVIIVIVPMVVFFSQMFSGSHGSEQTSAGWFGFAVVIGLVSFLGALATILGTKEEKSAIRENTEKVRLRDVFSVIGKNDQLMWLSLSYFLFAFSYVITNSLLLYYFRYVMGRAAAFSTVGVITAILGIVSVALFPTLVALIHRRAIYIGGIAMMMLGYILFLFAGSNLVVVLIAVGLFFFPYPLVFLAALMTITDSVEYGQLKSGTRNESVTLAVRPLLDKLAGAFANGVVVTAAIHAGMTGNAKPSDITNAGLLQFKMYMFFIPMALLVISALIFMAKIKLTEAKHAEIVSELERKLD